A part of Myxococcales bacterium genomic DNA contains:
- a CDS encoding helix-turn-helix domain-containing protein, producing the protein MHPRRALRDLFSDLDSRGIHATPRAVATALWSFADANGGAWPSQVRLARMTGRCVRTVRSAVRELEAAGVIVRQVPPLRMRRARHATTAYRLLVADAPPFVPSVPPLVEPPADLVAAVGRVAALVARDHEPPSVTSPSFIARAPEAADLDGVPPRVPAEMDTEAVEPPADAEPPLVEFLTGLLVAVDLDGVPELVDAVRPGAHPLETSTGAGFAVEDSAELPSADLDGVPPCEPPDDGTEAAPITGNPCRTRETSNTPTAELRAHATTAAAPVDRPPRRRPPPPPTPRRGCPVRAFVVPPAVSTLSTPTAGVAGAPARSPPPALAAAAARCAALTRRR; encoded by the coding sequence GTGCATCCACGGCGGGCGTTGCGTGACCTGTTCTCAGACCTCGATTCCCGCGGCATCCACGCGACTCCGCGCGCCGTCGCAACCGCCCTCTGGTCGTTCGCGGACGCGAACGGCGGCGCATGGCCGTCGCAGGTGCGACTCGCCCGCATGACCGGCAGGTGCGTTCGCACGGTGCGCTCAGCGGTGCGAGAGCTCGAGGCCGCGGGTGTGATCGTGCGGCAGGTGCCGCCGCTCAGGATGCGACGCGCCCGACACGCGACGACCGCGTATCGGTTGCTCGTGGCCGACGCGCCGCCGTTCGTGCCCTCGGTGCCGCCGCTCGTGGAGCCGCCCGCGGATCTCGTCGCCGCCGTCGGTCGCGTCGCCGCCCTGGTCGCGCGAGACCACGAGCCGCCGTCGGTCACGTCCCCAAGCTTCATTGCGCGCGCGCCCGAGGCCGCTGACCTCGATGGAGTGCCGCCGCGCGTCCCCGCTGAGATGGACACCGAGGCCGTCGAGCCGCCCGCCGACGCTGAGCCGCCGCTCGTGGAGTTCCTGACGGGGCTCCTCGTGGCCGTCGACCTCGATGGAGTGCCCGAGCTGGTCGACGCCGTGCGACCAGGAGCGCACCCCCTCGAAACCTCTACGGGCGCGGGGTTCGCCGTGGAGGATTCCGCGGAACTCCCGTCGGCCGACCTCGATGGAGTGCCGCCGTGCGAGCCGCCCGACGATGGCACCGAGGCCGCTCCCATCACCGGCAATCCCTGCCGAACAAGGGAGACATCAAACACTCCTACTGCCGAACTGCGCGCGCACGCGACAACCGCCGCGGCTCCCGTCGACCGACCTCCGAGACGTCGACCGCCGCCACCCCCGACGCCGCGCCGTGGATGCCCCGTGCGGGCCTTCGTGGTGCCGCCCGCGGTCTCGACCCTCTCGACCCCGACGGCGGGCGTTGCCGGGGCTCCTGCGCGGTCGCCGCCGCCCGCCCTCGCCGCCGCCGCCGCCCGGTGTGCCGCCCTCACCCGGCGACGCTGA